The following proteins are co-located in the Paracoccaceae bacterium Fryx2 genome:
- a CDS encoding DUF3883 domain-containing protein — translation MGQFIEVPLNDDVLEVLAISYSEFLNELTKSIPTFNAIGFLTRSGIFPEALRKFELKVYKSAAMKSLIPTMEGKRKAASETKVGPKEYDLYLPKRLFGTLATSRNDKDQETLELLGVQQLDPADALKTLAGASLSIEERAALVVGFAKWLPTDYHDRSLLLDSSERALTQQNSCFPPPSAGRPPVLPRWARAKFLHPELWSKIVIGLGGQPRERFRLLQGFGIHEFNSEGVITSLRKQAVATIKRGADPERVRRELLLSLFQLRETVAKDAAFPIGLTEVLCQDGFWRDAQSVHLSAEYGQIGTISGALYFSQPQLLLADLSANGISIDGVGVADFFKWIGVHEWPSEILMPIPYSVQKQVMAALPDQFEISDETHRAEVRTSELRWGSSLKSDFVSIVGLDGILASAPSEAILAWLALDRRFDPISGSGFETRVMARSGRGAFRPYHGVLPDLVREAIQTKNWLEAADGTRAAPVEAMVTPGSLTKLFKTPKRPSETGEAQFGLSRVLWARGLLHAGVPGQLSDLSEVEIYRLLGSLKLRDPGPDLVRRLYVQVLDLAGFDASRSQEPARNFREFGEVQVRKGGEVKWVRTGEALYLDRDNFPAAIREYLALLDIPPRLSAVEVQARFGVAPLSKQDFSLTVTRLVEEEGIVAAKLRSLFLDSLPFIRAFRLSQSVETARLRRLDQLVLRIVVEADVEFSLGKNIFPGKLDAGKYILDGDVLIIAVDLSHRADELMLRAVTAISDGLAELFELKSGDDFEKLLAAEGSHLRTLQLRRLLSNLTKEEFDALLSGAEDTISGADDVGALDAETFAKGSGAGEPAGTMPKTDPSELKATTKPAPAPAPSSLLGSDLVSGVTSTKLDVPSGNERVGRKIGVRISKPGRGTSQNSDVEAPTDAEQWAVLFEEESGRFPIQVSRLQGKDAFGCDCISFATAEDREAFRSDPKRIKLIDRFVEVKSGAVRLTENEVAAAEKYRKRYFIYRIQFDAASRVAAHLTVVSDPLSHKSALARECEILIDDIPKRERFRLSPTVQN, via the coding sequence ATGGGGCAATTTATAGAGGTGCCCTTAAATGATGACGTTCTTGAGGTCTTGGCGATCTCATACTCTGAATTCTTAAATGAGCTAACGAAAAGCATTCCCACCTTCAATGCGATTGGCTTTCTGACGCGAAGTGGCATTTTTCCGGAAGCGCTGCGTAAATTTGAATTAAAAGTCTATAAGTCTGCGGCAATGAAGTCACTCATTCCGACGATGGAGGGAAAGCGCAAAGCGGCTTCAGAAACCAAGGTTGGCCCAAAGGAATATGATCTGTATCTTCCTAAGCGGTTGTTTGGAACACTTGCCACAAGCCGCAATGACAAAGATCAAGAAACACTTGAGCTACTGGGTGTCCAGCAGCTAGACCCGGCAGACGCGCTAAAAACGCTTGCAGGAGCAAGCTTGAGCATCGAAGAGCGTGCAGCTTTAGTTGTCGGTTTTGCTAAGTGGCTTCCGACAGACTATCACGACAGATCATTGCTATTAGATTCAAGTGAGCGAGCCCTAACACAACAGAATAGCTGCTTTCCGCCACCATCTGCCGGGCGGCCACCTGTCCTTCCACGCTGGGCGCGCGCCAAGTTCCTGCACCCTGAGCTCTGGTCGAAAATCGTTATTGGATTGGGTGGCCAGCCACGGGAACGTTTTCGTCTTTTGCAGGGGTTTGGCATTCACGAGTTCAACTCAGAGGGTGTCATTACATCATTGCGAAAACAGGCGGTGGCGACAATTAAACGTGGGGCTGATCCAGAAAGGGTTCGGCGCGAATTATTGCTTTCCCTCTTTCAACTTCGGGAGACGGTTGCCAAGGACGCTGCGTTTCCAATCGGCTTGACAGAAGTACTGTGCCAGGATGGATTTTGGCGCGACGCACAATCGGTTCATCTTTCGGCAGAATATGGGCAAATTGGAACAATCAGCGGTGCGCTCTACTTTAGCCAGCCACAGCTACTGCTTGCCGATTTATCCGCAAACGGAATCTCGATTGATGGCGTCGGGGTTGCTGACTTCTTCAAGTGGATAGGCGTGCACGAGTGGCCTTCCGAAATTTTGATGCCAATCCCCTATTCGGTCCAAAAGCAAGTTATGGCCGCGTTGCCAGATCAATTCGAGATTTCTGATGAGACGCACCGGGCGGAGGTGAGGACTTCGGAACTGCGTTGGGGAAGCAGCTTGAAGTCAGATTTCGTGTCAATTGTTGGTCTCGACGGCATCTTGGCCTCCGCACCAAGTGAAGCGATTCTTGCATGGCTGGCCCTTGATAGGCGCTTCGATCCTATAAGTGGCTCGGGGTTTGAGACACGGGTCATGGCGCGCTCCGGCAGAGGTGCATTTAGGCCCTACCATGGCGTCTTGCCCGATCTCGTTCGTGAGGCAATCCAGACGAAGAATTGGCTCGAGGCTGCCGATGGTACTAGGGCGGCCCCAGTTGAGGCGATGGTGACGCCGGGGAGTCTCACAAAGCTCTTCAAGACTCCGAAACGTCCTTCGGAAACAGGCGAAGCCCAGTTTGGCCTCAGTCGTGTTTTATGGGCGAGGGGACTGTTACACGCCGGTGTACCGGGCCAGCTTTCTGATCTGTCCGAGGTGGAAATCTATCGTCTTCTTGGCTCGTTGAAGCTCCGCGATCCAGGTCCAGACTTAGTGCGTCGCCTCTATGTTCAAGTTCTTGATCTAGCCGGGTTTGATGCTTCGCGATCTCAGGAGCCGGCACGGAATTTCCGTGAATTCGGCGAGGTGCAAGTTAGAAAAGGCGGGGAAGTCAAATGGGTCCGGACCGGAGAAGCACTGTATCTTGATCGCGATAACTTTCCAGCCGCGATCCGTGAATATCTAGCCCTTTTGGATATTCCACCGCGTCTAAGTGCCGTCGAGGTTCAAGCTAGGTTTGGGGTCGCACCTCTCAGCAAGCAAGATTTCAGTCTGACCGTCACTCGGCTGGTCGAAGAAGAGGGCATTGTTGCAGCGAAACTGAGAAGTCTATTTTTAGATAGTCTCCCATTCATAAGGGCTTTCCGGTTGTCTCAATCGGTGGAGACCGCGCGTCTAAGACGTTTGGACCAGCTTGTGCTTAGGATCGTTGTCGAAGCGGATGTAGAGTTTAGTCTTGGCAAGAATATATTCCCGGGAAAATTGGACGCCGGTAAATACATTCTGGATGGCGATGTATTAATCATTGCAGTAGACTTGTCACATAGAGCCGATGAGCTAATGCTTCGAGCTGTTACCGCGATCAGCGATGGATTGGCCGAGCTATTTGAACTTAAGAGCGGAGACGACTTTGAGAAGCTTTTGGCAGCGGAAGGTAGCCACTTACGAACGCTTCAATTGCGCCGTTTGTTGAGCAACCTGACAAAGGAGGAGTTTGACGCACTACTTTCTGGCGCAGAGGATACAATTTCAGGCGCCGATGATGTTGGAGCGCTGGACGCAGAAACGTTTGCGAAAGGTAGTGGGGCGGGGGAGCCTGCAGGCACCATGCCAAAAACTGATCCTTCAGAGTTGAAAGCCACTACAAAGCCTGCGCCTGCGCCTGCTCCATCTAGTCTATTAGGCAGCGATCTTGTATCCGGTGTGACCTCAACAAAGCTTGATGTTCCTTCGGGCAATGAGCGGGTGGGAAGAAAGATTGGCGTCCGTATTTCGAAACCTGGGCGCGGTACCAGCCAAAACTCTGACGTTGAGGCACCGACGGATGCAGAGCAATGGGCTGTATTGTTCGAAGAGGAGTCGGGACGCTTCCCAATTCAGGTTTCTAGGTTGCAGGGTAAGGATGCTTTCGGATGCGATTGCATAAGCTTTGCAACTGCAGAGGATCGAGAGGCATTCCGAAGTGATCCAAAACGGATTAAACTCATTGATCGTTTTGTAGAGGTGAAATCGGGAGCTGTTCGGCTAACCGAGAATGAAGTTGCCGCTGCTGAGAAGTACAGAAAGCGCTATTTCATTTATCGAATTCAATTTGATGCTGCTTCACGGGTTGCGGCGCATCTAACGGTCGTTTCAGATCCACTCAGTCATAAGTCTGCGCTTGCGCGAGAGTGCGAGATTCTGATTGATGATATTCCGAAGCGCGAGCGCTTCCGATTGAGTCCAACGGTACAGAACTAA
- a CDS encoding IS5 family transposase — protein sequence MAQMGFFDLSDRYASLDAKRDPLVEIDAVVPWEEFRPALERVWRKPVADRKSRAGRKPIDAVLMFKTLVLSALYNLSDDQIEYQVRDRLSFMRFLGLGLGDRVPDAKTVWLYRDALAQAGKVEELFGLFDGHLARRGYIARGGQILDASIVPVPRNHNTRDENATIKKGEVPEDWADKPAKRVQKDVDARWTKKHGKSHYGYKNHVNVDRTHKLVRRYHVTDAAVHDSQAVDHLLMQGNTGSGVWADAAYRSEEMEAKLRALKLKSHIHRKGNRGKPLTDQAKGSNRTKSTVRVRVEHIFGAQANDMGGTLVRTIGLVRAKAKVGMKNLAYNMRRLGQLGRINPHPA from the coding sequence ATGGCGCAGATGGGTTTTTTCGATCTTTCGGACCGTTACGCGAGCCTCGATGCCAAAAGGGATCCGCTGGTCGAAATTGATGCCGTCGTGCCGTGGGAGGAGTTTCGTCCGGCTCTTGAGCGGGTCTGGCGCAAGCCTGTTGCGGATCGCAAGTCCCGCGCGGGGCGCAAGCCGATAGATGCGGTGCTGATGTTCAAGACGCTGGTTCTGAGCGCGCTTTACAACCTGTCGGATGATCAGATCGAATATCAGGTCCGCGACCGGCTTTCCTTTATGCGCTTCCTGGGGTTGGGCCTTGGTGACCGGGTGCCCGACGCCAAGACGGTGTGGCTGTATCGCGATGCGCTGGCGCAGGCCGGCAAGGTGGAGGAGTTGTTCGGGTTGTTTGACGGTCATTTGGCGCGGCGGGGCTACATTGCGCGCGGCGGTCAGATCCTGGACGCCTCCATCGTGCCGGTGCCGCGCAATCACAACACGCGCGATGAAAACGCAACGATCAAGAAGGGCGAGGTCCCCGAGGATTGGGCTGATAAGCCAGCGAAACGGGTGCAAAAGGATGTGGACGCACGTTGGACGAAAAAGCACGGCAAGAGCCACTACGGCTACAAGAACCATGTGAATGTGGACCGCACGCATAAGCTGGTCCGGCGCTACCACGTCACCGACGCCGCTGTGCATGACAGCCAGGCAGTGGATCATCTGCTGATGCAGGGCAACACCGGGTCTGGCGTGTGGGCGGATGCTGCTTATCGGTCCGAGGAGATGGAGGCCAAACTCCGCGCCTTAAAACTGAAAAGCCACATCCACCGCAAGGGCAATCGGGGCAAGCCGCTGACCGACCAGGCCAAGGGCAGCAACCGCACCAAATCCACCGTGCGGGTCCGGGTTGAGCACATCTTCGGCGCGCAGGCCAACGACATGGGCGGCACCCTGGTGCGCACCATCGGCTTGGTGCGGGCGAAGGCCAAAGTCGGCATGAAGAATCTCGCCTACAACATGCGCCGCCTCGGCCAACTGGGTCGCATCAACCCGCACCCAGCCTGA